One segment of Zhihengliuella halotolerans DNA contains the following:
- a CDS encoding MFS transporter, giving the protein MPTGSAVHHESNPREERRVLAGTLVGTTIEWYDFFIYAQAAGLVLAPLFFAPLGPTGAQLAAWASLGISFLFRPLGAIVAGHLGDKLGRKKILVTTLILMGLATTLIGVLPTHAQIGIGATLMLIFLRVLQGFSAGGEWGGAALMSVEHAPVEKRGFFGAYPQIGVPCGMILATGTMWVLTTVIGEEAFVEWGWRLPFLFSIVLIVVGYLIRRAVEESPIFLEMQQRKRESSAPLGILFRNNFKEVALCALIFIANNAAGYLLIAYFATYATRELGMSRPPVLLATTLASFGWLAFTMYGGILSDRIGRIRTFQIGYGLLGLWAIPMWFLIDTANIYLYFVALFLLTVGLGLSYGPQSALYAEMFPVEVRYSGVSIGYAFGAILGGAFAPLIAESVLGATGNSWMIGVYVLGIALISLIAVSFVKETKGRNLHVEDVHSSS; this is encoded by the coding sequence ATGCCTACTGGAAGCGCAGTGCATCACGAATCGAATCCGCGGGAGGAGAGGCGGGTACTGGCGGGCACTCTCGTTGGCACCACCATCGAGTGGTACGACTTCTTCATCTACGCGCAAGCGGCAGGCCTCGTTCTGGCTCCACTGTTCTTCGCCCCGCTGGGGCCTACGGGGGCTCAGCTCGCGGCGTGGGCGTCGCTCGGCATCTCCTTCCTCTTCCGTCCGCTCGGCGCCATCGTCGCCGGCCACCTCGGAGACAAACTCGGGCGCAAGAAGATTCTCGTCACGACCCTGATCCTGATGGGTTTGGCCACGACGCTGATCGGCGTGCTTCCGACCCACGCGCAGATCGGCATCGGCGCGACCTTGATGCTGATCTTCCTGCGCGTCCTGCAGGGATTCTCCGCCGGCGGCGAATGGGGCGGGGCCGCCCTCATGTCGGTCGAGCACGCGCCGGTCGAGAAGCGCGGCTTCTTCGGCGCGTACCCGCAGATCGGCGTGCCCTGCGGCATGATCCTGGCCACGGGCACGATGTGGGTGCTCACCACGGTGATCGGCGAGGAGGCCTTCGTCGAGTGGGGCTGGCGGCTGCCGTTCCTGTTCTCGATTGTCCTGATCGTCGTCGGTTACCTGATTCGCCGGGCCGTGGAGGAGTCCCCGATCTTCCTCGAGATGCAGCAGCGCAAGAGGGAGTCGTCGGCGCCGCTGGGTATCCTGTTCCGGAACAACTTCAAAGAGGTCGCCCTCTGCGCTTTGATCTTCATCGCCAACAACGCGGCCGGCTACCTGCTCATCGCCTACTTCGCCACGTACGCCACCCGTGAGCTGGGGATGAGCCGGCCCCCGGTGCTGCTGGCAACGACGTTGGCCTCGTTCGGGTGGCTGGCCTTCACGATGTACGGGGGAATCCTCTCGGACCGGATCGGCCGCATCCGGACCTTCCAGATCGGGTACGGGCTCCTGGGCCTCTGGGCGATCCCAATGTGGTTCCTGATCGACACGGCCAACATCTACCTGTACTTCGTCGCGCTGTTCCTCCTGACCGTCGGGCTGGGCCTGTCCTACGGTCCGCAGTCGGCGTTGTACGCCGAGATGTTCCCGGTGGAGGTGCGGTATTCGGGCGTCTCGATCGGCTACGCGTTCGGTGCGATTCTCGGCGGGGCGTTCGCTCCGCTGATCGCAGAGTCGGTGCTCGGCGCGACCGGGAACTCGTGGATGATCGGTGTCTACGTTCTGGGCATCGCGCTGATCTCGCTGATCGCCGTCTCATTCGTCAAGGAGACCAAGGGGCGCAATCTCCACGTCGAGGACGTTCACTCGTCGTCGTAG
- a CDS encoding phosphoribosyltransferase, which translates to MNEGTGRPPYADRDAAAEALAGALHDLADDPQAIVLGLARGGVPVAAGIAHRLGLEWDALVVRKLGVPGQPEVAFGALAAHGRQRAAFRSEAIRSGAARCAPRRALREVEQAERAELERRHRDYLAGRVPDVAGRTVVVADDGLATGATLRAALDVLARSAPARLVAALPVGPPSTCAELEAAVDRLVCPHRPANFGAVGAAYEHFDQVSDAWVHDLLDGPGGPGFTNG; encoded by the coding sequence ATGAACGAGGGCACCGGACGGCCACCCTACGCGGACCGCGACGCGGCCGCGGAGGCGCTCGCCGGCGCCCTCCACGACCTCGCTGACGACCCGCAGGCGATCGTCCTGGGCCTCGCCCGCGGCGGCGTGCCCGTCGCCGCCGGAATCGCCCACCGACTCGGCTTGGAATGGGATGCGCTCGTGGTGCGCAAGCTCGGGGTGCCCGGGCAGCCGGAGGTCGCCTTCGGCGCGCTCGCCGCGCACGGCCGGCAGCGGGCTGCCTTCCGTTCCGAGGCGATCAGATCGGGCGCCGCGCGGTGCGCACCCCGGCGCGCCCTGCGCGAGGTCGAGCAGGCGGAACGTGCCGAGCTCGAACGCCGCCACCGCGACTACCTCGCCGGGCGCGTGCCCGACGTCGCCGGGCGCACGGTCGTTGTCGCCGACGACGGCCTCGCGACCGGCGCTACCCTGCGCGCCGCGCTCGACGTGCTCGCCCGGTCCGCACCGGCGCGGCTCGTCGCGGCACTGCCCGTCGGCCCGCCGTCGACGTGCGCGGAACTCGAAGCCGCGGTTGACCGCCTCGTCTGCCCGCACCGGCCTGCGAACTTCGGAGCCGTCGGCGCCGCCTACGAGCACTTCGACCAGGTCTCCGACGCGTGGGTGCACGACCTGCTCGACGGTCCCGGCGGGCCCGGGTTCACGAACGGCTGA
- a CDS encoding META domain-containing protein, giving the protein MSSHPYRALCLVLALAASASLAACAPGGAGAPLEERILGQWGDDDGASPWLRFDADGTLTGSDGCNRMGGSWKVEDGRVQTPGVFSTKMWCEDYTEWMGDLASLEVDGDDLIAFDADGERLGTLSRS; this is encoded by the coding sequence ATGAGCTCCCACCCGTACCGCGCCCTCTGCCTCGTTCTCGCGCTCGCAGCCTCCGCTTCGCTGGCCGCGTGCGCCCCCGGCGGCGCGGGAGCGCCTCTCGAGGAGCGGATCCTCGGCCAATGGGGTGACGACGACGGGGCCTCGCCCTGGCTGCGCTTCGACGCCGACGGCACGCTCACCGGCTCGGACGGGTGCAACCGGATGGGCGGGTCGTGGAAAGTCGAGGACGGGCGCGTGCAGACGCCGGGCGTGTTCAGCACGAAGATGTGGTGCGAGGACTACACCGAATGGATGGGGGATCTGGCCTCGCTGGAGGTAGACGGGGATGATCTGATCGCCTTCGACGCCGACGGCGAGCGCCTCGGCACCCTCAGCCGTTCGTGA
- a CDS encoding IclR family transcriptional regulator, producing MPTESAEEPAPKDSGAKPASQTLSRGIRMLEVLAESPGPLTIAELSAQLGVHRSIAYRILRTLESHLLVMRDASGRVQLAPGLVALARGVQQDLQSAALPELAEVANEHGASAFIAVWDQRDCFTLVTVEPRHGTAAVIQRPGSRHAFNLGAPGIAIQSALTPEAWVERMPEEPYRAAAAEARSLGYAVSRDEVIPGVSAVAAPIRVPNQLPAAVAMVYPTATPPAATADLGERMVRAARAIERALGAAPGR from the coding sequence GTGCCAACTGAATCCGCCGAGGAGCCTGCGCCAAAGGATTCGGGCGCCAAACCGGCGTCGCAGACCCTCTCGCGCGGCATCCGTATGCTCGAGGTCCTGGCCGAGTCGCCGGGGCCGTTGACGATCGCCGAACTTTCGGCGCAACTGGGCGTACACCGCTCGATCGCCTACCGCATCCTGCGCACGCTCGAATCCCACCTGCTCGTCATGCGCGACGCGAGCGGACGCGTGCAGCTGGCCCCCGGGCTCGTCGCCCTCGCCCGCGGCGTGCAGCAGGACCTCCAATCCGCTGCCCTGCCCGAGCTGGCGGAGGTAGCGAACGAGCACGGCGCGAGCGCCTTCATCGCGGTCTGGGACCAGCGCGACTGCTTCACCCTGGTCACCGTGGAACCTCGGCACGGTACAGCCGCGGTCATCCAACGGCCCGGTTCCCGCCACGCCTTCAACCTAGGCGCGCCCGGCATCGCCATCCAGTCCGCACTGACCCCCGAGGCCTGGGTGGAGCGCATGCCGGAGGAACCCTACCGGGCGGCGGCGGCTGAAGCGCGCAGCCTCGGCTACGCCGTCAGCCGCGACGAGGTGATCCCGGGCGTCTCGGCCGTGGCCGCGCCCATCCGGGTACCGAACCAGCTGCCCGCCGCGGTCGCGATGGTGTACCCGACCGCGACGCCTCCGGCGGCGACGGCCGATCTCGGCGAGCGGATGGTGCGTGCTGCGCGCGCTATCGAGCGCGCCCTCGGCGCCGCACCAGGGCGCTGA
- a CDS encoding MFS transporter produces MSHPVTGASAPVEPPIPEPAAPKPQGRVPFSSLAGLTGRAYLPLAFVARLPLAFLSIGALTLVAAATGSYAAGGLAAAATGIGQAIGGPLSGYLIDRTSQRAVLVPVAIAHAILIVAVVWLVLGADPATGVLLVTTFLAGLTCPQVGSMSRVRWQNLTSVRPRGRRELESALSLESMVDELTFVLGPALVGLFASLFAPWLPLIIAAVLTAVMVPLFALHWTERAAERAHLMVRARTSGQSRQGAWTPLRIAGVGAAVAGMIGMGGLFGTISASSVAFAGEAGQASAGGLFYAAMGLASGATALSVSAWPSVWGQSKRWFVCALLVVPAVLLLHAVDSVPWMIAVVFIIGLPIGPVLVTVYTIGSEASPRGRLGTVMTLLASGVVVGVSAGNAAAGTVADAGGSSAAFGTVAVAAVVLFAASVVSALVRRRGRAR; encoded by the coding sequence TTGTCGCACCCCGTCACCGGCGCGTCCGCGCCCGTCGAACCACCCATCCCGGAACCCGCCGCGCCGAAGCCTCAGGGCCGCGTTCCGTTCTCCTCGTTGGCCGGCCTGACCGGCCGGGCCTACCTCCCGCTGGCCTTCGTCGCCCGCCTCCCGCTCGCGTTCCTTTCCATCGGCGCCCTGACACTCGTCGCGGCGGCGACGGGCTCGTATGCCGCCGGCGGCCTGGCCGCCGCCGCGACCGGCATCGGGCAGGCAATCGGCGGCCCGCTGTCCGGGTACCTGATTGATCGCACTTCCCAGCGGGCCGTGCTCGTGCCCGTGGCCATCGCCCACGCGATCCTCATCGTCGCCGTCGTCTGGCTGGTTCTCGGTGCCGATCCCGCGACCGGCGTTCTACTCGTCACGACCTTCCTCGCCGGGCTGACGTGCCCCCAGGTCGGGTCGATGTCCCGTGTGCGCTGGCAGAACCTCACCTCCGTGCGGCCCCGCGGGCGCCGCGAATTGGAATCGGCGCTGAGTCTCGAGTCGATGGTGGACGAGCTCACTTTCGTCCTCGGGCCGGCGCTCGTCGGCCTCTTCGCTTCGCTCTTCGCTCCCTGGCTGCCCTTGATCATCGCCGCGGTCCTGACCGCCGTGATGGTCCCGCTCTTCGCACTCCACTGGACGGAGCGGGCAGCCGAACGCGCGCACCTCATGGTCCGGGCGCGCACGAGCGGCCAGTCGCGCCAGGGCGCGTGGACGCCGCTGCGTATCGCGGGCGTGGGCGCCGCCGTCGCCGGAATGATCGGCATGGGCGGGCTCTTCGGGACGATCTCGGCGAGCTCTGTGGCGTTCGCCGGGGAGGCCGGCCAGGCCAGCGCCGGCGGTCTCTTCTACGCGGCCATGGGCCTCGCGTCGGGCGCAACCGCACTGTCGGTCTCCGCCTGGCCGAGCGTCTGGGGGCAGTCCAAGCGCTGGTTCGTGTGCGCCCTGCTGGTGGTCCCCGCGGTGTTGCTGCTGCACGCCGTCGACTCCGTGCCGTGGATGATCGCGGTGGTCTTCATCATCGGTCTGCCGATCGGCCCCGTGCTGGTGACGGTGTACACGATCGGCAGCGAAGCGTCCCCGCGCGGGCGGCTCGGGACCGTGATGACGCTGCTGGCCAGCGGCGTGGTCGTCGGCGTCTCCGCCGGCAACGCCGCTGCCGGCACCGTCGCCGACGCCGGGGGCAGCTCCGCGGCGTTCGGCACGGTGGCCGTCGCCGCCGTCGTGCTGTTCGCTGCTTCGGTCGTCAGCGCCCTGGTGCGGCGCCGAGGGCGCGCTCGATAG